A portion of the Cryptomeria japonica chromosome 5, Sugi_1.0, whole genome shotgun sequence genome contains these proteins:
- the LOC131066251 gene encoding nucleobase-ascorbate transporter 6 isoform X1, which produces MAGGGGGGAAGGGGAAGGGGGGGGGGGGGGGGGGAPKVDELQPHPAKDQLPGVDYCITSPPPWPEAILLGFQHYLVMLGTTVIIPSFFVPQMGGSNDDKARVIQTLLFVAGLNTLLQSYFGTRLPAVIGGSYAFILPTVSIVGSSKFQNLNDHDRFLHSMRGVQAALIVASSLQIIVGFSGLWAIVARFLSPLAAVPLITLVGLGLYELGFPGVAKCIEIGLPQLIALVFFSQYARHIKPGKKPIFERFAVIFAVAIVWLYAYFLTVGGAYKHSPQKTQLHCKTDSSGLVKHAPWIRIPYPFQWGAPIFDAGQAFAMMAAAFVSLVEVSLSHSKFQSSFLNFLWLLTTSLSYPYAAKCIDCCTLNWQSSGAFYAVSRFASATAPPPSILSRGIGWQGIGILLDGMFGTVNGSTVSVENAGLLALTRVGSRRVIQIAAGFMIFFSILGKFGAIFASIPISIVAALYCLFFGYVAAGGISFLQYCNLNSFRTIFILGFSLFLGLSIPQYFNEFTVASGHGPVHTGSRWFNDILNVIFSSPATVAGIVAILLDNTLHIRDSSTRKDRGWHWWDKSRKFKTDPRSEEFYSLPFRLNKFFPSV; this is translated from the exons AtggcaggtggaggaggagggggagcTGCGGGAGGAGGGGGAGCTGcgggaggtggaggtggaggtggaggaggaggaggaggaggaggaggaggagggggagccCCAAAGGTTGATGAATTACAGCCTCACCCAGCAAAGGATCAGCTCCCAGGAGTAGATTACTGCATAACGAGTCCTCCTCCATGGC CGGAGGCTATTCTTCTTGGTTTTCAGCACTATCTGGTTATGTTAGGCACCACTGTTATCATCCCCTCATTCTTTGTTCCTCAGATGGGTGGCTCAAAT GATGACAAAGCTAGAGTTATCCAGACGTTACTGTTTGTAGCGGGTCTCAACACCCTTTTACAATCCTACTTTGGGACTAGGCTTCCTGCCGTTATAGGAGGATCCTATGCTTTCATTCTTCCAACTGTTTCCATTGTTGGTTCTAGCAAATTCCAAAACCTGAATGATCACGAT AGATTTTTGCATTCGATGCGAGGAGTGCAGGCAGCTCTCATTGTTGCGTCCAGTTTGCAAATTATTGTTGGATTCAGTGGTCTCTGGGCTATTGTTGCTAG GTTTTTAAGTCCACTTGCTGCAGTTCCTCTAATAACTCTTGTGGGGCTTGGGCTCTATGAACTTGGCTTCCCTGGG GTAGCCAAATGCATAGAGATAGGACTTCCACAGCTTATTGCATTGGTCTTTTTTTCACAG TATGCGCGACACATCAAGCCTGGAAAGAAACCTATTTTTGAGCGCTTTGCTGTCATCTTCGCTGTTGCAATTGTTTGGCTTTATGCTTATTTTCTCACTGTAGGTGGAGCATACAAGCATAGCCCTCAAAAAACCCAACTTCATTGCAAGACAGATAGTTCTGGATTGGTTAAACATGCCCCATG GATAAGGATCCCCTATCCATTCCAATGGGGAGCACCCATATTTGATGCAGGACAAGCATTTGCAATGATGGCTGCTGCTTTCGTCTCACTTGTTGAGGTTAGCTTGTCACATTCCAAATTCCAatcttcatttttaaattttttgtggtTGCTGACTACTTCGTTAAGTTATCCATATGCTGCAAAGTGTATTGATTGTTGTACTTTGAATTGGCAGTCTAGCGGTGCATTTTACGCTGTGTCAAGGTTCGCAAGCGCCACAGCTCCTCCTCCATCTATCCTTAGCAGAGGTATAGGCTGGCAG GGAATTGGAATTTTGTTGGATGGGATGTTTGGAACTGTAAATGGGTCCACTGTATCAGT TGAGAATGCTGGTCTTCTGGCATTGACACGAGTTGGAAGTCGCAGGGTTATACAGATAGCAGCAGGGTTTATGATATTCTTCTCTATTCTTG GCAAATTTGGAGCAATCTTTGCTTCCATTCCAATATCTATCGTTGCTGCTTTGTATTGCCTTTTCTTTGGTTATGTTG CTGCTGGAGGGATTAGCTTTCTCCAATATTGTAATCTAAATAGTTTCAGGACAATTTTCATCCTGGGATTCTCTTTGTTTTTGGGCTTATCCATACCTCAGTATTTCAATGAGTTCACGGTTGCTTCCGGGCATGGTCCAGTCCACACTGGATCACGATGG TTCAATGACATTCTCAACGTGATTTTCTCATCACCAGCAACAGTTGCTGGAATTGTAGCAATATTACTGGATAACACTTTGCATATAAGGGATAGTTCAACAAGGAAAGACAGGGGTTGGCATTGGTGGGACAAGTCGCGTAAATTCAAAACAGATCCCAGAAGTGAAGAATTTTATTCTCTTCCTTTCAGACTAAATAAGTTTTTCCCGTCTGTCTGA
- the LOC131066251 gene encoding nucleobase-ascorbate transporter 6 isoform X2: MAGGGGGGAAGGGGAAGGGGGGGGGGGGGGGGGGAPKVDELQPHPAKDQLPGVDYCITSPPPWPEAILLGFQHYLVMLGTTVIIPSFFVPQMGGSNDDKARVIQTLLFVAGLNTLLQSYFGTRLPAVIGGSYAFILPTVSIVGSSKFQNLNDHDRFLHSMRGVQAALIVASSLQIIVGFSGLWAIVARFLSPLAAVPLITLVGLGLYELGFPGVAKCIEIGLPQLIALVFFSQYARHIKPGKKPIFERFAVIFAVAIVWLYAYFLTVGGAYKHSPQKTQLHCKTDSSGLVKHAPWIRIPYPFQWGAPIFDAGQAFAMMAAAFVSLVESSGAFYAVSRFASATAPPPSILSRGIGWQGIGILLDGMFGTVNGSTVSVENAGLLALTRVGSRRVIQIAAGFMIFFSILGKFGAIFASIPISIVAALYCLFFGYVAAGGISFLQYCNLNSFRTIFILGFSLFLGLSIPQYFNEFTVASGHGPVHTGSRWFNDILNVIFSSPATVAGIVAILLDNTLHIRDSSTRKDRGWHWWDKSRKFKTDPRSEEFYSLPFRLNKFFPSV, translated from the exons AtggcaggtggaggaggagggggagcTGCGGGAGGAGGGGGAGCTGcgggaggtggaggtggaggtggaggaggaggaggaggaggaggaggaggagggggagccCCAAAGGTTGATGAATTACAGCCTCACCCAGCAAAGGATCAGCTCCCAGGAGTAGATTACTGCATAACGAGTCCTCCTCCATGGC CGGAGGCTATTCTTCTTGGTTTTCAGCACTATCTGGTTATGTTAGGCACCACTGTTATCATCCCCTCATTCTTTGTTCCTCAGATGGGTGGCTCAAAT GATGACAAAGCTAGAGTTATCCAGACGTTACTGTTTGTAGCGGGTCTCAACACCCTTTTACAATCCTACTTTGGGACTAGGCTTCCTGCCGTTATAGGAGGATCCTATGCTTTCATTCTTCCAACTGTTTCCATTGTTGGTTCTAGCAAATTCCAAAACCTGAATGATCACGAT AGATTTTTGCATTCGATGCGAGGAGTGCAGGCAGCTCTCATTGTTGCGTCCAGTTTGCAAATTATTGTTGGATTCAGTGGTCTCTGGGCTATTGTTGCTAG GTTTTTAAGTCCACTTGCTGCAGTTCCTCTAATAACTCTTGTGGGGCTTGGGCTCTATGAACTTGGCTTCCCTGGG GTAGCCAAATGCATAGAGATAGGACTTCCACAGCTTATTGCATTGGTCTTTTTTTCACAG TATGCGCGACACATCAAGCCTGGAAAGAAACCTATTTTTGAGCGCTTTGCTGTCATCTTCGCTGTTGCAATTGTTTGGCTTTATGCTTATTTTCTCACTGTAGGTGGAGCATACAAGCATAGCCCTCAAAAAACCCAACTTCATTGCAAGACAGATAGTTCTGGATTGGTTAAACATGCCCCATG GATAAGGATCCCCTATCCATTCCAATGGGGAGCACCCATATTTGATGCAGGACAAGCATTTGCAATGATGGCTGCTGCTTTCGTCTCACTTGTTGAG TCTAGCGGTGCATTTTACGCTGTGTCAAGGTTCGCAAGCGCCACAGCTCCTCCTCCATCTATCCTTAGCAGAGGTATAGGCTGGCAG GGAATTGGAATTTTGTTGGATGGGATGTTTGGAACTGTAAATGGGTCCACTGTATCAGT TGAGAATGCTGGTCTTCTGGCATTGACACGAGTTGGAAGTCGCAGGGTTATACAGATAGCAGCAGGGTTTATGATATTCTTCTCTATTCTTG GCAAATTTGGAGCAATCTTTGCTTCCATTCCAATATCTATCGTTGCTGCTTTGTATTGCCTTTTCTTTGGTTATGTTG CTGCTGGAGGGATTAGCTTTCTCCAATATTGTAATCTAAATAGTTTCAGGACAATTTTCATCCTGGGATTCTCTTTGTTTTTGGGCTTATCCATACCTCAGTATTTCAATGAGTTCACGGTTGCTTCCGGGCATGGTCCAGTCCACACTGGATCACGATGG TTCAATGACATTCTCAACGTGATTTTCTCATCACCAGCAACAGTTGCTGGAATTGTAGCAATATTACTGGATAACACTTTGCATATAAGGGATAGTTCAACAAGGAAAGACAGGGGTTGGCATTGGTGGGACAAGTCGCGTAAATTCAAAACAGATCCCAGAAGTGAAGAATTTTATTCTCTTCCTTTCAGACTAAATAAGTTTTTCCCGTCTGTCTGA